In the Azospirillum sp. TSH100 genome, CTTCACCTCGACCTCGCTCAGCCCTTCGTCGCGCAGGCGGTCCAGGCGCAGTGCGTGGGTGCGCTTGCTGCCCAGCGCGCCGACATAGAAGGCGGGGGAGCGCAGGGCGGCGATCAGCGCCGGGTCGTCCAGCTTCGGATCGTGGGTCAGCGTGACCACGGCGGTGCGGACATCGGGCTTCAGTTCAGCCAGCGCCTCGTCGGGCCAGAGGTGGTTCAGCTTCACGCCGGGGAAGCGCGCCTCGGTGGCGAAGGCGCCGCGCGGGTCGATCACCGTCACGTCGTAGCCGGTGAGCGCCGCGACCGGGGCCAGCGCCTGGGCGATGTGCACGGCGCCGACGATCAGCAGCCGCATCGCCGGGTTGTGGACATGCACGAACAGGCGGAAGCCGTCCTCGTCCTGTGGGTCGACCAGCAGGCCGGAACGGTCCTGGCGGATGCGCCGGCGGACCTCGTCCAGCAAATCCTGCTCAAGCCCGAAACCGCCATGGACGGCGTCTTCGAAAACAAGTGTCTGGAGACCGCTGTTCAGATCGGTCACCAGGGCGGCCGGGATCGCGGCGGCCTTCGCCGCAAGCAGCCGATCGAGAATTTCGCGTTTCATTCCACGGCCTCGACATAGACCTGCACCTGTCCGCCACAGGCCAGCCCGACTTCCCAGGCCATTTCATTGGTGATGCCGAAGGACAGCAGGCGCGGTTCGCCGTCCTCCATCGTCTTGGTGGCCTCATGCGCCACGGCGCCTTCGATGCAGCCGCCGGACACGGAGCCGGCCATGGAGCCACGGTCATCGACCGCCATCTGGCTACCGACCGGCCGCGGCGACGAGCCCCAGGTCGCCACAACGGTCGCCAGGGCCACCCTGCGGCCGGCGGACCGCCATGCGGCCGCCTGCTCCACGATGTTGTCCGCCATCAGGGTGTCGTTCATCCCGCCGCCTCCTTCAACCAGCGACGCAAGCCCGGGCTACGACGCGGACCATCGGCCGACAGGGCATCGGCCAGATCCGCGAGGCTGTTCAGGCTGTGGGCCGCAAGAAAATCGTCCACATGCGGCAGCAGCGCCCGGATGCCCGAGGATTTCGGCGCGAAGCCTTCCCAGCGCAACAAAGGATTCAGCCAGACGAGCCGCCTGCAGCTTTTGTGCAACCGTTCGGCCTCTGCCGCAAGCCCTTCCCCTGCATCCCTGTCAAGCCCGTCGGTAATGAGCAGCACCACGGCCCCCTGGCCCAGCACCCGGCGCGCCCAGGTCCGGTTGAATGCGTGGAGTGCGGTACCGATCCTTGTACCCCCAGACCAGTCGGCGACCGCCCCCGACACGGCGTCCAGCGCCACATCGACGTCCTTTTGCCGCAGGTGCCGCGTGATGTTGGTCAGCCGCGTGCCGAAGACGAAGCTGTGGACACGGTCACGGTCGTTGGTCACCGCATGCATGAAATGCAGCAGCATCCGCGAATAGCGGGTCATCGAGCCGGAGATGTCGCACAGCACCACCAGCGGCGGCGGCCGGGTACGGCGGCACTTGCGGGCGAGGTCGGACAAATCGCCGCCGCTGCGCAGCATCCGGCGCAGGGTGGCCTGCGGATCGACGCGCGGACCCGCCGGGTCGGGCCGATGGCGCCGCGTGGTCACCTCCGCCAGCGGCAGGGCGAGACGGGCCAGCAGGCGCTTGGCCTGCGCCATCTCCTCCCCCGTCATCTTCTCGAAATCCTTGTCCTGAAGCCGTTCGGCGGCGGACACGGTGAAGGAGGCGTCGACCTCGATCTCGGTCTTTTCCGGCTCCTCCCGTTCGGCGCCGCTGCCGTGCAGGGCTTCGGCAAGGCGCTGTGCCATTTCCGGCTGGTCGGGCGGCGCCTCCGTCCGCACCTTAGGCAGCATCAGCGACATCATCTTCTTCAGGATGTCGGGATTGCGCCAGAAGACGTGGAAGGCCTGATCGAACAGCTCGCTCTGGTCGTGGCGGTTCACGAAGATGGCATGGAGCGCCCAATAGAAGTCGGTGCGGTTGGACAGCCCGACCGCCTCCACCGCCTCCACCGCCTGCAAGACCTTGCCCGGCCCGACCGGCAGGCCGGCGGCACGCAGCGCGCGGGCGAAATGCATCAGGTTGAGGGTGAGGCGCCCGGCCGGCGCGTCGTCCGTCATCGCGGCCTCACCGCGCGGTGGTGGCGGCCAGCTCGGTCTTGACCTGGGTCAGGATGCGCGCCGCCTCGCTGCCCTGGATGCGGGCGATGTCGTCCTGGTACTTCAGCAGCGTGCCCAACGTGTCGTTGATGACGGAGGGGGCCAGTTCCAGCTGGTTCAACTCCACCAGGGCCTGGGCCCAGTCGAGTGTTTCAGCCACGCCCGGGGCCTTGTAGAGATCCATGCCGCGCAGGGTCTGGACGAATCCCACCACCTGGGCCGCCAGCCGGGCATCGGCCTGTGGCGCCTTGACCGTGACGATCTCGCGTTCCCGCGCGGCGCTGGGGTAATCGACCCAATGGTAGAAGCAGCGCCTTTTCAATGCGTCGTGAATCTCGCGCGTGCGGTTGGAGGTGAGGATGACGATGGGCGGCTCCGGCGCATGGACGGTGCCGAATTCGGGGATCGAGACCTGATAGTCGGACAGGATTTCCAGCAGATAGGCCTCGAACGGCTCGTCGGTACGGTCCAGCTCGTCGATCAGCAGCACCGGCGGGCCGGCCAGGTCCGGTTCCAGTGCCTGGAGCAGCGGGCGCTTGACCAGGAAGCGTTCGGAGAACAGGTCGGAGGCCAGAGACTCGCGATCCTGCCCGCCCGACGCCTCGGCCAGCCGGATTTCCATCATCTGGCGGGCGTAGTTCCACTCATAGACGGCGGACGAGGCGTCCAAACCCTCATAGCATTGCAGCCGCAACAGCTTGCGGCCGAGTGTTGCCGACAGGACCTTGGCGATCTCCGTCTTGCCGACGCCGGCCTCGCCTTCCAGGAACAGCGGGCGCTTCAGCTTCAACGCCAGGAACAGTGATGTCGCCAGCGAGCGGTCCGCGACGTAGGAGCCGCGGGTGAGAAGCGCCAGCGTGTCGTCGACGGAGGCTGGGAGGGACGAGGTCATCGAGAGCCTTTAGGAGCCAACCGGCAAATCCGCCTCTCCCCCCTGGGGAGAGGTCGGGCGGCGAAGCCGACCGGGTGAGGGGTGCTGACCCTCTCCCTCGGGGAGAGGGTGGCGCCGAAGGCGCCGGGTGAGGGACTGTGCATTGCCAGGGAGAACCACACAATGCATCCCCCCTCACCCTAACCCTCTCCCCAGGGGGGAGAGGGGATCTTTCTGACCAATCAACCCGCCGCTTCCACCGCGCGCTTGGCCATCACGGTGACGAGGTGGGCGCGGTAGTCGGCGCTGGCGTGGATGTCGGCGTTCAGGCCGTCGGCCTCTACCGACAGGCCGTTCAGGGCGTCCGCCCGGAAGTCGGCGGCGAGCGCGGTCTCGAACGCCTCGGCGCGGAAGACCGAGCCGGCGGCACCGGTCACCGCCACCCGCACTTCGGCGCCGAACTTGGCGACGAAGACGCCGACGATGGCGTAGCGGCTGGCCGGGTTGCGGAACTTGGCGTAGGCCGCCTTATCGGGACGGGAGAAGCGCACCGACTTGACGATCTCGCCAAGCTCCAGCGCGGTTTCGAACATGCCGGTGAAGAAATCGTCCCCGGCGATGGTCCGGCGGTCGGTGGTTACCACCGATTTCAGCGCCACCACCGCCGACGGATAGTCGGCCGACGGGTCGGCGTTGGCGATGGAACCGCCCATCGTGCCCATGTTGCGGACCTGCCGGTCGCCGATGCCCTCGGCAAGGCCGGCCAGCGCCGGGATCACCCGTTTGACGAGGTCGGAATGCGCGACCTCCGCATGGCGGGTGAAGGCGCCGATCTCCAGCCCGCCATCAGCCTCGCGGATGCCCTTCAGCTCCGGAATGGCGCCGAGGTCGATCAGGTCGGTCGGCCGGGCGAGCCGCTGCTTCAGCGTCGGCAGCAGGGTCTGGCCGCCGCCCAGCAGCTTGGCGTCTTCCGCCTGGATGGCGGTTGCCGCGTCGGCAAGCGATGTCGGCCGTTGGTACGTGAACGCGTACATTCTCTAGCCTCCTTCTTCTTCGGCCGTCTTATTCCGCTGCCATGGCGGGAGCAGCGTCGCGGATCGTCCGCCAGACCTTCTCCGGCGTCGCCGGCATGTCCATGTGGGTGACGCCATAGTCGGACAGCGCATCGACCACCGCGTTCATCACGGCTGCGGCGGCGCCGATGGTTCCGGCCTCGCCGCAGCCCTTCACGCCCAGCGGGTTGTGGGTGCAGGGCTGGTCCTCGTGATAGCGCACGGTGAAGGATGGGACATCGTCCGCCCGCGGCATGCAATAGTCCATGTAGGAGCCGGTGACGAGCTGCCCCGACTCCTCGTCATAGACACAGTTCTCGTACAGCGCCTGCCCGATGCCCTGGACGAGGCCGCCATGCACCTGCCCCTCGACGATCAGCGGGTTGATGACGTTGCCGAAATCGTCCACCGCGGCGAAGCTGACGATCGTGGTGACACCGGTGTCGGGGTCGATCTCCACCTCGCAGACATGGCAGCCGTTGGGATAGGTGAAGTTCTTCGGATCGTAGAAGGCCTGCTCGTCCAGCCCCGGCTCCAGCTCGTCGAGCGGGAAGTTGTGCGGGACATAGGCTTGCAGGGCGATGTCGCCGATGCCCAGGCTCTTGTCGGTGCCGGCGACGGTGAAACGTCCGTCCTTCACTTCAATGTCGGTCTCGGCGGCCTCCAGCATGTGGGCGGCGATCTTCTTCGCCTTGCGCTCCACTTTATCCATCGCCTTCACCAGGGCCGAACCGCCGACCGCGAGCGAGCGCGAGCCGTAGGTGCCCATGCCGAAGGGGATCTTGTTGGTGTCGCCGTGGACGATCTCGACATTTTCGATCGGGATGCCGAAGCGGTCGGCCACGATCTGGGCGAAGGTGGTCTCATGGCCCTGGCCGTGGCTGTGAGCCCCGGTGAAGACCGTCACCGAACCCGTTGGATGGAAACGGACTTCCGCGCATTCATAAAGTCCCGCGCGAGCGCCGAGCGCACCGGCGACATTGCTGGGGGCGATGCCGCATGCCTCGATGTAGGTCGCGAATCCGATGCCGCGCAGCTTGCCGCGCGCCTTCGATTCGGCCCGGCGCTGCTGGAAGCCGGGATAGTCGACCAGCGGCAGGGCGATGTCGAGATTCTTGGCGAAGTCGCCGGTGTCGTATTGCAGCGCCACCGGCGTCTGGTAGGGCATCGCCTCTTTCGGCACGAAGTTGCGGCGGCGGATCTCGGTCTTGTCCATGCCCATCACGCCGGCAGCCACATCGACGATCCGTTCGATCAGATAGCAGGCCTCGGGCCGACCGGCGCCGCGATAGGCGTCGACGGGGGCGGTGTTGGTGAAGACCGCTTTCACCTCGGCATAGATCGCCGGAGTCTTGTACTGGCCGGCCAGCAGGGTGGCGTAGAGATAGGTCGGGATCGATGGCGCGAAGGTCGACAGATAGGCGCCGAGATTGGCCAGTGTCGAGACGCGCAGCGCCAGGAAGTTGCCGTCCGCGTCCATCGCCAGCTCGGCATGGCTGACATGGTCGCGGCCATGGGCGTCGGTCAGGAAGCTCTCCGAGCGGTCGGCAGTCCATTTCACCGGCCGACCGACTTTGCGCGCCGCCCAGGTGACGACCGCCTCCTCCCCGTAATGGAAGATCTTCGATCCGAAACCGCCGCCGACATCGGGCGCCACCACCCGCAGCTTGTGTTCGGGAATGCCCAGCACGAAGGCGCCCATCAGCAGGCGGGTGACATGTGGGTTCTGGCTGGTGGTGGTCAGCGTGTATTCGCCGCTGGACTGGTCGTATTCGCCCATCGCCGCCCGCGGTTCCATCGCGTTCGGGACCAGACGCTGGTTGACCAGATCGATCTTGGCGACATGGGCGGCAGTGGCGAAGGCCGCGTCCACCGCCGCCTTGTCGCCCAGATGCCAGTCATAGCAGACATTGTCCGGCGCATCGTCATGGACCAGCGGGGCCCCGCCGGCAATCGCGCGGGTCGAGGAGCCCACCGCCGGCAGTTCCTCGTAATCGACCACCACCATCTCGGCGGCGTCGCGCGCCTGCTCGCGGGTTTCGGCGATCACCACCGCCACCGCGTCGCCGACATAGCGCACGCGGTCGCGCGCCAGTGGATAGTGAGGCGGCTCCTTCATCGGCGATCCGTCCTTGGAGTGGATCTGCCAGCCGCAGGGCAGGCTGCCGACCTTGTCGGCCTCCATGTCGGCGCCGGTCAGCACCGCGACGACGCCCGGCATCGCCAATGCGTCGGCGAAGTCGATGCCCAGGATGCGGGCATGGGCGTAGGGGGAGCGCACATGGACCGCATGGGTCATGTTCGGGCGCTTGAAATCGTCGGTGTAGTTGCCACGGCCGGTCAGAAAACGCTGGTCTTCGCGCCGGCGCACCGAGGCGCCGATGCCATTGGGGTTCGCCATCTCGTGTTTCCTCCCACAGGAACGCTGAAGATGCGGAAATGCCTTATCTGCAATCTTTTCTGTTCTGGGCGTTTCGCCCTTATTCGGCGGCCACCGGCGTTGCCTGCGTCCCCGCCATCGCCTCGGCTCCCGCCTTCACCGCCCGGACGATGTTGTGATAGCCGGTGCAGCGGCAGATGTTGCCTTCCAGCCCCTCGCGGATTTCGGCCTCGGTCGGGTTCGGGGTCTCGCGGACCAGATCGACCGCGCTCATAACCATGCCCGGCGTGCAGAAGCCGCATTGCAGGCCGTGATGTTCGCGGAAGGCGGCCTGCATCGGGTGCAGCGTGCCGTCGGCCGCCGCCAGCCCTTCGATCGTGGTCACCGCCGCCCCGTTGGCCTGGACAGCCAGCGTGGTGCAGGACTTCACCGACCGGCCGTCGACATGGACGACGCAGGCGCCGCATTGGCTGGTGTCGCAGCCGACATGGGTGCCCGTCAGGCCCAGATGCTCGCGCAGGAAGGTGACGAGCAGCGTACGCTCCTCCACCTCGCGCGAGACCGTCTTGCCGTTGACGGTCATCGAAACGGTACAGGACATCGGTTTTCCTCCCGCTGGCTGAAGTCTGGCTTGCAGTCGTATGGCGTGCAGTTGGGACTGATCACTGTCGGTTGACGCGCCGTTGGCCGGGGGCATGGTGGTGTCCGCTTCGGTCGGCGATCTTGCGCCACAAGGATAGGGGGTGTCTCCCCGTCGAGGTCAAGAAGCCTGTGCATGGTTTGGCCGAAAGAATGACATCGCAACCATCGTTATGTCGGATTGTACGTACTGGCGCGCAATTTTGTGGCGCGTTACAGTGGGTTGGGGCTGCCTACGCTCTGTGGGCCTACAAATAAATCCGCCCGGCAACGATCCGGGTGCAGCAATGAGAATGGGGAGAGCCACTATGAATCGCCCATCCGTGACGCGTCGCGTCCTGGCCCTGTGCACGGCCGCGGGCCTTGGCATCGGCCTTGGCCTTGCCGCACTCCCGGCCAAGGCCGAGACCTTCATAACCGTCCTGACCGGCGGCACCAGCGGCGTCTATTACCCGCTGGGGGTGGCGCTGTCGAACGTGTACGGCAAGGCGCTGCCGGGGGCGAAGGTGACGGCGCAGGCGACCAAGGCGTCAGTGGAGAATCTGAATCTTCTCCAAGCCGGCCGGGGCGAAATCGGATTTACGCTGGGCGATTCGTTGAGCGACGCCTGGAAGGGCAACGAGGAGGTCGGCTTCAAGCAGAAGCTGGACAAGCTGCGCACCATCGCCGCCATCTACCCCAACTACATCCAGGTCGTCGCCGCCAAGGACTCGGGGATCAAGACGCTGGCCGACCTGAAGGGCAAGCGGGTGTCGGTCGGCGCGCCGAAGTCGGGGACAGAGCTGAACGCGCGGGCGATCTTCGGCGCCGCCGGCCTGACCTACAAGGATTTCGCCAAGACCGAGTATCTGCCCTTCGGCGAATCGGTCGACCTGATCAAAAACCGCCAGCTTGACGCGACGCTGATCTCCGCCGGCCTTGGCGTGGCGGCGATCAAGGATCTGTCCTCGTCGCAGGAGATAACCGTCGTCAGCATTCCGGCCGAGGTGGTGCAGAAGGTGGGCGATCCCGCCTATATCACCGAAACGATCCCCGCCGGCACCTATCCCGGCCAGACCGAGGCCGTTCCGACCGCCGCCGTCCGCAACCTGCTGGTCAGCCATTCCGGCGTGTCGGACGACGCCGCCTATGCGATGACGAAGACGCTGTTCGAGAATCTCGACGCGCTGGCCGCGGCCCATGTCGCCGCCAAGCAGATCAAGCTGGACCAGACCGCCACCCAGTCGCCGGTGCCGCTGCATCCGGGCGCCATCAAGTACTTCAAGGAAAAGGGCCTGATGTAAGAAACGGACGGGCGGAGAATCCGTGGTGAGCGCACAGAAAAATCAGGCGGACTCCGAGATCCGTCAGGCGATCGACCGGGAAAATCCGGCGACGGTCGCCGCATTTGAGGGGTTCGACGGGCGGGCGGTCTTCGCCATCGCCGTCGCCTTCTCCGCCTTCCAGATCTGGACCGCCGCCTTCAACCCGGTCTCCACCATGGTGGTGCGGGCGGTCCATGTCGGCTTCCTGCTGCTGATGACCTTCACCCTGTTCGGCTTCCGCCAGACGGCGGAGCGCAGGCGGGTTCCCTGGTACGACTGGCTGCTGGGCCTGACCGCCTTCGGCGTCGGCCTCTACCATTACGTGTTCGAGGTTGAGCTGATCCAGCGGGCCGGCGATCCCAACACCACCGACCTCATCGTCGGCACCGTCGCCGTGGCGCTGGTGTTCGAGGCGGCGCGGCGCATCATGGGGCTGGCGCTGCCGATCATGTGCGGCGTCTTCATCCCCTATGCCCTGTTCGGCCGCCATCTGCCCTTCGGGCTTGCCCACCGCGGCTACGATCTCGATCAGGTGATCGACAATCTGTACCTGTCTACGGAGGGGCTTTACGGCACGCCGACCTTCGTGTCGGCCAGCTATATCTTCCTGTTCATCCTGTTCGGTGCCTTCCTTGAGCGCGCCGGCATGATCAAGCTGTTCAACGACGTGTCGCTCGGCCTCGTCGGCCATGCCAAGGGCGGGCCGGCCAAGGTGGCGGTGATCTCGTCCGGCCTGATGGGCACCATCAACGGGTCGGGTGTCGCCAACGTGCTGACCACCGGGCAGTTCACCATCCCGTTGATGATGCGCTTCGGTTATCGGCCGGCCTTCGCCGGCGCGGTCGAGGCCACCGCCAGCATGGGCGGGCAGTTGATGCCGCCGGTGATGGGGGCAGCCGCCTTCATCATGGCGGAGACCATCGGCGTGCCCTACAGCGAGGTCGCCATCGCCGCCGCAATCCCGGCGATCCTCTATTTCGGCAGCGCCTTCTGGATGGTCCATCTCGAAGCGGGCATGCGGAACCTCGTCGGCCTGCCCAGGGACCAGTGCCCGAGCGCGCTCCGCGCGGTGGTGGAGGGCTGGTACCTGATCCTGCCGCTGGCGGCTCTGATCTACCTGCTGTTCTCCGGCTTCACGCCGCTGTTCGCCGGCGTCATCGGCATCGCGGCGACCGCGGCCCTGATCCTTGGTACCACCATCGTCGGCACCATCGGGCCGATGGCGCTGCGCGTCGGCTTCTGGGTCGCGGTCGGGCTGGTCGCGGCGGGCCTGTGGAAGCTGGGGTTCCGGACCGAGCATCTCGCCTTCACCATGGTCACCCTGCTGATCATCCCCTGCCTGCTGTTCAAGGGCGGGCGGCAGACGCTGGCGCTGGTGGTCAACAGCATTGCCGACGGCGCCAAGAACGCGGTCGGTGTCGGCGTCGCCTGCGCTCTGGTCGGCGTGCTGATCGGCATGATGACGCTGACCGGGCTGGCGTCGAGCTTCGCCTCCACCATCGTCGACTGGTCGGGCGGCAATCTGCTGGCGGCGCTGGTGCTGACCATGATCGCCTGCATCGTGCTGGGCACCGGCCTGCCGACGACGGCCAACTACATCATCACCGCCTCGATCGCCGCCCCGGCCCTGCTGACCATGGGCGTGCCGCTGATCGTCAGCCACATGTTCGTCTTCTATTTCGGCATAATGGCCGACCTGACCCCGCCGGTCGCCCTGGCGGCGCTGGCGGCCTCGTCGATCTGCAAGGCTGACCACATGGAGATCGGCTGGATCGCGACGCGGGTGGCGATGGCGGGCTATGTCGTGCCCTTCATGGCGGTCTACGACCCGGCGCTGGTGCTGCAATCCGGGAGCTGGCTGGCGGTGGCCTATGTGTTCATAAAGGCCTGCGTCGCCATCGCCCTGTGGGGGGCGGCGACCATCGGCTTCTTCTGGACGCCGCTGTCGCTGGTCGCCCGGCTCTATGCCGCGGCGGCCTCCTTCCTGTTCATCGTCGCGCTGCCCCTGACCGACGAGGCCGCCTTCGTCATGACCGTCCTCTTTGTGCTGTGGCAGCACCGGCGCCGGAGCGTGCCGACCGCCGCTGCGGCCTGAGGTGGGCGGTCTCTGCCTGTTCGCCCTCGGCGGCGCGCTGCTGGCGTCGCTGCCCGGGGAGGAGTTCACCCTGTCCTGGACCCACTCCATCGAGAAAACGGAGTGGCGGGAGAGTTGGACGGTCGATGCGGGCCAGCTGCGTCTGGTGGAGGCGGGCATCCGTGGCACCGGTGCGGGAATGGAGCCCGGCCCCGATGCCCGGCTGAGCGCCGATGGGTGGCTGGCCTGGAGGCCGGTCCTGCCGCCGCAGGACAAGGTAACGCTGGCGGCGTCCGGCT is a window encoding:
- a CDS encoding XdhC family protein, with amino-acid sequence MKREILDRLLAAKAAAIPAALVTDLNSGLQTLVFEDAVHGGFGLEQDLLDEVRRRIRQDRSGLLVDPQDEDGFRLFVHVHNPAMRLLIVGAVHIAQALAPVAALTGYDVTVIDPRGAFATEARFPGVKLNHLWPDEALAELKPDVRTAVVTLTHDPKLDDPALIAALRSPAFYVGALGSKRTHALRLDRLRDEGLSEVEVKRIRGPVGLSIGAVTPAEIAIAIMGQITCVRRGENHPC
- a CDS encoding XdhC family protein, with product MNDTLMADNIVEQAAAWRSAGRRVALATVVATWGSSPRPVGSQMAVDDRGSMAGSVSGGCIEGAVAHEATKTMEDGEPRLLSFGITNEMAWEVGLACGGQVQVYVEAVE
- a CDS encoding VWA domain-containing protein, whose protein sequence is MTDDAPAGRLTLNLMHFARALRAAGLPVGPGKVLQAVEAVEAVGLSNRTDFYWALHAIFVNRHDQSELFDQAFHVFWRNPDILKKMMSLMLPKVRTEAPPDQPEMAQRLAEALHGSGAEREEPEKTEIEVDASFTVSAAERLQDKDFEKMTGEEMAQAKRLLARLALPLAEVTTRRHRPDPAGPRVDPQATLRRMLRSGGDLSDLARKCRRTRPPPLVVLCDISGSMTRYSRMLLHFMHAVTNDRDRVHSFVFGTRLTNITRHLRQKDVDVALDAVSGAVADWSGGTRIGTALHAFNRTWARRVLGQGAVVLLITDGLDRDAGEGLAAEAERLHKSCRRLVWLNPLLRWEGFAPKSSGIRALLPHVDDFLAAHSLNSLADLADALSADGPRRSPGLRRWLKEAAG
- a CDS encoding MoxR family ATPase gives rise to the protein MTSSLPASVDDTLALLTRGSYVADRSLATSLFLALKLKRPLFLEGEAGVGKTEIAKVLSATLGRKLLRLQCYEGLDASSAVYEWNYARQMMEIRLAEASGGQDRESLASDLFSERFLVKRPLLQALEPDLAGPPVLLIDELDRTDEPFEAYLLEILSDYQVSIPEFGTVHAPEPPIVILTSNRTREIHDALKRRCFYHWVDYPSAAREREIVTVKAPQADARLAAQVVGFVQTLRGMDLYKAPGVAETLDWAQALVELNQLELAPSVINDTLGTLLKYQDDIARIQGSEAARILTQVKTELAATTAR
- a CDS encoding xanthine dehydrogenase family protein subunit M; translation: MYAFTYQRPTSLADAATAIQAEDAKLLGGGQTLLPTLKQRLARPTDLIDLGAIPELKGIREADGGLEIGAFTRHAEVAHSDLVKRVIPALAGLAEGIGDRQVRNMGTMGGSIANADPSADYPSAVVALKSVVTTDRRTIAGDDFFTGMFETALELGEIVKSVRFSRPDKAAYAKFRNPASRYAIVGVFVAKFGAEVRVAVTGAAGSVFRAEAFETALAADFRADALNGLSVEADGLNADIHASADYRAHLVTVMAKRAVEAAG
- a CDS encoding xanthine dehydrogenase family protein molybdopterin-binding subunit, producing MANPNGIGASVRRREDQRFLTGRGNYTDDFKRPNMTHAVHVRSPYAHARILGIDFADALAMPGVVAVLTGADMEADKVGSLPCGWQIHSKDGSPMKEPPHYPLARDRVRYVGDAVAVVIAETREQARDAAEMVVVDYEELPAVGSSTRAIAGGAPLVHDDAPDNVCYDWHLGDKAAVDAAFATAAHVAKIDLVNQRLVPNAMEPRAAMGEYDQSSGEYTLTTTSQNPHVTRLLMGAFVLGIPEHKLRVVAPDVGGGFGSKIFHYGEEAVVTWAARKVGRPVKWTADRSESFLTDAHGRDHVSHAELAMDADGNFLALRVSTLANLGAYLSTFAPSIPTYLYATLLAGQYKTPAIYAEVKAVFTNTAPVDAYRGAGRPEACYLIERIVDVAAGVMGMDKTEIRRRNFVPKEAMPYQTPVALQYDTGDFAKNLDIALPLVDYPGFQQRRAESKARGKLRGIGFATYIEACGIAPSNVAGALGARAGLYECAEVRFHPTGSVTVFTGAHSHGQGHETTFAQIVADRFGIPIENVEIVHGDTNKIPFGMGTYGSRSLAVGGSALVKAMDKVERKAKKIAAHMLEAAETDIEVKDGRFTVAGTDKSLGIGDIALQAYVPHNFPLDELEPGLDEQAFYDPKNFTYPNGCHVCEVEIDPDTGVTTIVSFAAVDDFGNVINPLIVEGQVHGGLVQGIGQALYENCVYDEESGQLVTGSYMDYCMPRADDVPSFTVRYHEDQPCTHNPLGVKGCGEAGTIGAAAAVMNAVVDALSDYGVTHMDMPATPEKVWRTIRDAAPAMAAE
- a CDS encoding (2Fe-2S)-binding protein → MSCTVSMTVNGKTVSREVEERTLLVTFLREHLGLTGTHVGCDTSQCGACVVHVDGRSVKSCTTLAVQANGAAVTTIEGLAAADGTLHPMQAAFREHHGLQCGFCTPGMVMSAVDLVRETPNPTEAEIREGLEGNICRCTGYHNIVRAVKAGAEAMAGTQATPVAAE
- a CDS encoding TAXI family TRAP transporter solute-binding subunit → MTRRVLALCTAAGLGIGLGLAALPAKAETFITVLTGGTSGVYYPLGVALSNVYGKALPGAKVTAQATKASVENLNLLQAGRGEIGFTLGDSLSDAWKGNEEVGFKQKLDKLRTIAAIYPNYIQVVAAKDSGIKTLADLKGKRVSVGAPKSGTELNARAIFGAAGLTYKDFAKTEYLPFGESVDLIKNRQLDATLISAGLGVAAIKDLSSSQEITVVSIPAEVVQKVGDPAYITETIPAGTYPGQTEAVPTAAVRNLLVSHSGVSDDAAYAMTKTLFENLDALAAAHVAAKQIKLDQTATQSPVPLHPGAIKYFKEKGLM
- a CDS encoding TRAP transporter permease → MSAQKNQADSEIRQAIDRENPATVAAFEGFDGRAVFAIAVAFSAFQIWTAAFNPVSTMVVRAVHVGFLLLMTFTLFGFRQTAERRRVPWYDWLLGLTAFGVGLYHYVFEVELIQRAGDPNTTDLIVGTVAVALVFEAARRIMGLALPIMCGVFIPYALFGRHLPFGLAHRGYDLDQVIDNLYLSTEGLYGTPTFVSASYIFLFILFGAFLERAGMIKLFNDVSLGLVGHAKGGPAKVAVISSGLMGTINGSGVANVLTTGQFTIPLMMRFGYRPAFAGAVEATASMGGQLMPPVMGAAAFIMAETIGVPYSEVAIAAAIPAILYFGSAFWMVHLEAGMRNLVGLPRDQCPSALRAVVEGWYLILPLAALIYLLFSGFTPLFAGVIGIAATAALILGTTIVGTIGPMALRVGFWVAVGLVAAGLWKLGFRTEHLAFTMVTLLIIPCLLFKGGRQTLALVVNSIADGAKNAVGVGVACALVGVLIGMMTLTGLASSFASTIVDWSGGNLLAALVLTMIACIVLGTGLPTTANYIITASIAAPALLTMGVPLIVSHMFVFYFGIMADLTPPVALAALAASSICKADHMEIGWIATRVAMAGYVVPFMAVYDPALVLQSGSWLAVAYVFIKACVAIALWGAATIGFFWTPLSLVARLYAAAASFLFIVALPLTDEAAFVMTVLFVLWQHRRRSVPTAAAA
- a CDS encoding DUF1850 domain-containing protein, giving the protein MGGLCLFALGGALLASLPGEEFTLSWTHSIEKTEWRESWTVDAGQLRLVEAGIRGTGAGMEPGPDARLSADGWLAWRPVLPPQDKVTLAASGFTGEHRLCVGAECRPLSGWTGMTDRAVVLRACP